GACAAATTGGTAAATAAAAGCAGGTAACATCAACCTGGATATAAGAGGGAAAAGAGCTAAAAGACAGTTCAGACAAAGGTGCAATGAACATAACTTGGCCATAAATAAATTTAGGCTGGAAACTGGAAGACTCTTTCTAAACATCAGagcactgaattttcaaaatagtcTTTTGATAAAAGCAGTGGGACAAAAATGAATTAGCTTTGAAACAAAGCCTCCGAGCTTTCTGGAGGAGACTAGaagctgtgctgcctgcagcagcagaggtCTGCGCTGTGGCACAGCCATCCCTCGGCATCTCTTGGCGTCCCTCAGCATCTCTTGGCGTCCCTCGGCATCTCTTGGCCTCCCTCGGCATCTCTTGGCCTCCCTCGGCATCTCTTGGCCTCCCTCGGCATCTCTCGCAGCAGCCAAACGCAAAGGCGACCGCTTGCCCTGCTCCAAGGGAGAACAGGCACCATTAGACGTTAGCGTGGTGCATCATGACGTGACATTACCCCCTGGCCGTGCCGCTCTGAACACCTCGGTGTCGTGGTGCCAACCCGCTGCGAACTCGGCCTGGCGCTGGTCATCGCTGcgccccagcagcaccagggcagCCCCTGGCGCTGCAGCCTGACGGACCAAGCTCGGGGGCACGGGCCCCGCAGCGGCCccgcagcccagcccagccccggcccggctcccccgccccgccggcgtCGCTCGCCCGCGGCCGCCTCAGGcgccggggggaggggcggcccGCCGAGGCGCTGAGGGGAGCGCggggcccgccgcgccgcggccaaTCCGCGCGCTCAGCGCCTGGTCCGATCTCTCCCGCGCGCCGCCATTGGCCGCCCGCCTCCCCTCGCCTCACGGCGGAGGGCGGGCGCGGCCAATGAGGGGCGGGCGCGGCCAATgaggggcgggcgcggcgggcgcggtatggcggcggcgggccggcgggCGTGAGGGTCGcggcgggccggcgggcgggccgcgggcgccATGTCCCCGGTGTGGTCGCtgggcgcggggctgctgctgctgctgctgtgggtgCGGCACCGGGGGCTGGAGGCCGTGCTGGTGCACCACCGCTGGGTCTTCgtctgcctcttcctcctgcccctctccatcctcttcGACGTCTACTACCAGCTGCGCGCCTGGGCCGTGTGGCGGCTCCAcagcgccccgcggcagcaCGGACAGCGCGTCCGGCACATCCAGGCGCAGGTGAGGCTGCCCGccacggccccgcgccccctAAGCACCCCTCGACCGCCCACGCGCTTCCCACGCGCCCCTCGACCCCCCCCCTGCACTCCCCACGCACCCTTACATCCGCCCACGCCCCCCTGCTTCCCCCAGGCACCCCTACGCTTGCCTGCACTCTCCCTGCACCCTGACATCTCCCTCACATGGCCCTGCATCCCCCCACGTCCTCCCCACGCACTCTCCACACTGCCGCACACCCCTCATGCACACCTACAGCCCCCCCACTCTCCACACGCACCCACATCCCCCCACGCACTCCACGTGCACGCTCAGATCCTCCAAAGCACCGCTACACCCCCCCATGCACTCTCCGCAGACTCCTGCATCACCTCCATGCACCcacgcagccccgcgcgctccccacGCAGCCCCACGCAGCCGCGCGTCGCCCCCGCGCGCTCCCCACGCAGCCGCGCGTCGCCCCCGCGCGCTCCCcacgcagccccgcgcgctccccacGCAGCCGCGCGTCGCCCCCGCGCGCTCCCcacgcagccccgcgcgctccccacGCAGCCCCACGCAGCCCCGCGTCGCCCCCGCCCGCTCCCCACGCAGCCGTGCGTCGTCCCCGCGCGTCGTCCCCGCGCGCTCCCCACGCAGCCGCGCGTCGTCCCCGCGCGCTCCCcacgcagccccgcgcgctccccacGCAGCCGCGCGTCGTCCCCGCGCGCTCCCcacgcagccccgcgcgctccccacGCAGCCGCGCGTCGTCCCCGCGCGCTCCCcacgcagccccgcgcgctccccacGCAGCCGCGCGTCGTCCCCGCGCGCTCCCcacgcagccccgcgcgctccccacGCAGCCGCGCGTCGTCCCCGCGCGCTCCCcacgcagccccgcgcgctccccacGCAGCCGCGCGTCGTCCCCGCGCGCTCCCcacgcagccccgcgcgctccccacGCAGCCGCGCGTCGTCCCCGCGCGCTCCCcacgcagccccgcgcgctccccacGCAGCCGCGCGTCGTCCCCGCGCGCTCCCcacgcagccccgcgcgctccccacGCAGCCGCGCGTCGTCCCCGCGCGCTCCCcacgcagccccgcgcgctccccacGCAGCCGCGCGTCGTCCCCGCGCGCTCCCcacgcagccccgcgcgctccccacGCAGCCGCGCGTCGTCCCCGCGCGCTCCCcacgcagccccgcgcgctccccacGCAGCCGCGCGTCGTCCCCGCGCGCTCCCcacgcagccccgcgcgctccccacGCAGCCGCGCGTCGTCCCCGCGCGCTCCCcacgcagccccgcgcgctccccacGCAGCCGCGCGTCGTccccgcgcgctccccgcgTCGTCCCCGCGCGCTCCCCACGCAGCCCCGCGTCGTccccgcgcgctccccgcgTCGTCCCCGCGCGCTCCCCACGCAGCCCCGCGTCGTCCCCGCGCGCTCCCcacgcagccccgcgcgctccccacGCAGCCGCGCGTCGTCCCCGCGCGCTCCCcacgcagccccgcgcgctccccacGCAGCCGCGCGTCGTCCCCGCGCGCTCCCcacgcagccccgcgcgctccccacGCAGCCGCGCGTCGTCCCCGCGCGCTCTCCGCGCGCTCCCCACGCAGCCGCGCGTCATCCCCGCGCGCTCTCCGCGCGCTCCCCACGCAGCCGCGCGTCGCCCCCGCGCGCTCCCCACGCAGCCGTGCATCCCCTCCATGCAGCCCTGCATCCCCTCCACGCACTCCCCACGCACCCCTACATCCCCCACCACTGCATCCATATTCCCCACGTGCAGCCTTACATCCCACCCACACAAACACCCCCTAAATCGCTCTTCCAAGACCCACATGTTCCCCCACTCACATCCCCTGCACACTCTTAAATCTCTGACACACACACCCCTACCATACCCCCACACACGCTTACACCCTCTCCACACGCACACCCACACCTTGTGCACACAAACCTCCCACACGCATCCCACACAAACACACCCCTACATCCCCAACATACACCTCCCACAAACCCCTACATCCCCCCTACACACACTCCCACAGCCCCCTGACGCTCCCCTCACCTGCATCCTCCCAACACACACCCGTGCAGTCCTCCCGCCATGGACGCATgcacacgcgcgcgcacacacacacacacacacacacacaccatgcTCCACCACCTGCACCCCCACATCTTTTCAGGTGGCCTTGGAGCTGTTGCCAGCCCTGAGCTCTGCTGTGGCAGCAGGATGGGAAAGGGGGTGGGGAAGAGCCAACAgctctttctttgtatttttacttttgaaactGTTCTAAAAGTTGTTGTGTGGAACAGGTGGAAAGCACAGACTTGGCTATCCTGTTGCTGTGGTACCACTACTGGAAATATGTTACAGATTTTGTCTATGCAcacattttgtgtgtgtgtgtgtgtgtacgcaTCTAACACACAAAAATGTTGCAGTCTAAATGATTTGCTTGGTATTGTGTTTTAATACCACTTTCTATTCAAGCATCCTGCTTATTGTTACTGTTAGTCAAGAGAGATGATTGAAGGAGAGCTGAAACTTCTGCTAGGAATTTCATAAgaattctttaatatttctatGTTCTTTAGTAGATATAGTAATTCTGTcatatttacttctgttttcttctttgtcacTCATCTTCATTGGATGGAGTAGATACAGATGATACTAATGTCCATGAAGTTACTGTTGAGAATTGGGGGGTTTTATCACCAGTAAGAGTCTGTATTGTTtagctttgaagaaaatactaCAAATGCTATTTGTTCTCTGAATGTAAACCACTATAGATTTGCAAAATTTGCAGATCATGTGTCTGTCTTaggcatttttcttctcaagttTTATCTCTTTGCCAGTTCATTTTCAGGCTCAGCCATTTTTGCTGGGCTTAGTATCAAGCATTAACTTTCATGGAATTCAGAATATTTATGCCAATGATAATATCTCCCTTCAAGTATGGGTTTtcctctgaattaaaaaaaaaaaaagttttattagtTTCTTACTAGTTTTCTGAATCTATCTCCTAAAACAAAAGCTACAGGTCTATTTGAAAGGTTTTCCCTACATAACTAGACTTTCTGgtggtattttatttaaaagtttggAGGTCTGCAGAGAGACTTCCAAAAAGTCACTGCTAAATGTAGGGTAGAAAAGTCCAGGTTTTGTTACTTACAGATAACACTCATGTAGGGGAATAACAATATCTGAAAGTTTTTTCACAttgaaggaaaatgtttctaacTTACCTTATTGCATACATGGGTATACCTTACAGCATTGGTTGAATTGTTTGAATTGTTACTTCTTGCAGGTTCGGGAGTGGAAAAATGAAGGCAGTAAAAGATACATGTGCACTGGTCGGCCAGGCTGGTTAACTGTATCGCTTCGCGTTGGAAAGTATAAGAAGATTCACAAGAACATCATGATCAACTTAATGGATGTTCTTGAAGTGGACAGTGAAAGACAGGTAACAAATATCTCACAGagatttaataataataaagtaagcatctttttactgtatttatagCTGAAGCAGACATTAAATTCCATAAAGAACGAATGATTTCtgttgggagaaaaaaaaaaggaactacaAATCCTAGTATAAAATGCATTCATGTCTCTGTCTGTGtgtaagggatttttttttttattgtcttggACTTAAATATTTGCTTGCAGTGTTGAGATTTAGCTGTGCCAGCTGGAGCATAGCTTCCTCCCAGCAAtaaaaaaactctcaaaaagGCTTTCTCTTTACATGGAAGTCTTCTAGATCTCTTTAAAACTTGAATCCAGTGCCTGAGTTCCTGCTCTCTGGACATACAGAGGCAGCAGTGAAAACCAGAGTTCTGGGTTCCTTGTAGTAGTGCTCATGCCAAGTATCTCTAAGAAGCatctagtaattttttttttgacttaaaaCTGATTTAAGTTTGTTTATATTAATCATGTTGATCTCAGGCATTTTGCTAAAACAACTAAAAAGCTTAGTCATATCAGTGCAAGTTTTAATGTAGATAGTAttagagggaagaaaatgtacCTGAATTAGAGCTGAGCACTAGTTATGGCTGATGTGCAGTTCTTATGCATTCTACAAAGCAGTCTTCGGCATGCCCTACCTTTGCATAAGGAATTGTAAATACAGTTTGGGGAAGCAAATAATAAACTTTACTCttctatttagatttttttcctaatgccTAGATAATGTATCCATAAATAGGGACTATCACAAGAAAGACTATTAAATAAttgtgtgttttggtttttttaataattttggaTAAATTGAATGAACAAAGACTTCTTGTATAAGAAAATCCACTGCCAATTCACTTTGGCTGGGGCTGCATACCTTTACATGGTATTTCAACCTGCTTGCCAATGTtggagaaagtttttttttttttttttttttttttttttctaaatgctctTCATTCTTCACTAGGTATGCGTGGCCACTAGTGTTGTGTCATATATGCAGGGCATTGGTATCAATTTCTTGCATCAGTAGTACAAACTTTGTATATGTACACAAATGCTCCACTCAAATTTACTGCATATGAGAAGATCTAGTTAATGGCATTAATGATTAACATAGTATGGTTATAAATTGGTAGCTACTGTTGTAATAAGTAACTGTTGAAGAGCTATAAAGAGCAGACCCACCAAATTTCAAGTTCTGCAGTAAATGCTTGGATCAttccaccaaaaaaaaccaGCATATGGAATTGCTTGATTTTATGTGCTAAAGTGTGAAAGACCAGACTGATTTGTGTTTTGGGGGACAGAGCAACAAGATGTTGAGGCAGAGGAGGAATTGCTAAACAGTTTCAACTACTTTTAGTACTGCTTTGGGGAAAGTAAGCCTCTGAATTCTAATAACAGATGGAAGTACAATCCATTTATCCGTATTTTGTCATCCTTAATGCAGATCATTTAATTTATGttggggggggttgggggggattttgtttcctttttaggTTGTCCGTGTGGAACCTTTGGTCACCATGGGTCAGCTGACTGCACACCTAAATCCTATGGGCTGGACTATTCCTGTGGTGCCAGAACTCGATGACCTCACAGTAGGTAAGAGTTGTTATGGTGACAAGAAACTgattttactgtaatttttaacagcttttcatGCACTAACACattgaattatttcaaatattcctAAAATATTCTATTGAACTTTGTATCCTCTTATGGCATTTATGTTATAGGCACTTCCCTTTCTTTAAATAGTCTTAAAGGCCACACCCAGAGCTTCAAAGTGAAGCTTTGTTCTCTTAAACCACTTTGTTCTCTTAAACCACTTTCATCTTGAAgtgtatttcttttgatttgttaTATGCTCTCTTGATAAGGTGGTCTGATCATGGGAACAGGCATTGAGTCTTCATCCCATATATATGGACTTTTTCAACATACCTGTGTGGCCTATGAACTTGTTCTTGCCGATGGAAGCCTTGTGAGATGCTCACCAGTAAGAGACAATGTTATTTTGCTATCATTTACAATGTCATTGAGAGTTATCAGTATGGACATATGATTTAGTATGACATActtttttcagactgaaaattCAGACCTATTTTATGCAGTGCCTTGGTCTTGTGGTACTCTGGGTTTCCTGGtctcagcagaaataaaaatgattcctgccaagaaatatgtaaaaatacattatgaGCCTGTGCGAGGACTGCAGAGGATTTGTGAAAAGTTTACTGAAGAATCtaagaaaaaggagaatagTTTTGTGGAAGGACTTGTATATTCTTTGGATGAAGCAGTCATCATGACAGGAGTCTTGACTGATGAAGCTGAACAAAATAAGGTAACTAAAGGGAAGCAATTTACTATGAAAAGTTCCCCCCACAATTTAATTGAAAGTGTCCTACTATATGTCAATAAAGAATGGAATAGTATGATCTGAGCAGTATTTTATTGTTAATACAGGATAAAAGGTTTGGTCTATCCATCAGTGTATTTTCTCATATACAGAACAATACTGTTTAAAACTGCAGTTATCCAGagtaactcttttttttcccagcaagcTCTTAATATGGTTAATACTGGTAAAACACATCAGGGAAGTATTCTAGAGGGACATGCTATTCCTCGCTTACAACTCAACCGTGAGGCTTTAGATTAGTGGTGTGTCAAGAGATCAATATTGTATCAGTATCCTGCCCTCCTAATttgctggcagcagcaagccTTATTTAAATTTAACCTTCATGAGAGGGGAAGTAAGAGAGCCATGTATGTAGTCAAAAGAAGAAGTGAAGACGCTCAAAATCGTCTGAGACAGTCTTCTTTGAACTGTCACAGATAGTACAACATTGATGCTTCATGCTAGAGGAATTTTGGGGAGCTAATGTTGTCTAGTAAGGTATAACTGttatttgtgtttgtatttgctAATGaatatacatttcttttcttacagatAAACAGAATTGGCAATTACTACAAGCCATGGTTCTTCAAACATGTGGAAAAGTATTTGAAAGCTGACAGAACTGGAATAGAATACATTCCCTCAAGGCATTATTACCATAGGCATACCCGTAGTATCTTCTGGGAACTCCAAGTAAGATCACTTTCAGGATTAAAATAACAGCTGCTTTTTCCCCACATAGATACCATGTACCTTCTTCCCCTTGGAGGCTATCCTTCTGTCCTTCAAGGCAGAAAGGATCCAGTTGAGTTTATGGCAAATATTAAAGTTACACAGTTTGGCAAATACAAATCTAAAGGCACTTCTTAATATATGAATATGGTATTACGTgataactttttaatttctgttttagtgcttttctgattttagaACTTAAGTACATATGTTAGCATTAAACCTCAATACCTGTTAAGTGATTCCAAAGACAGACAGTAGAAAAACATGAGTGCAGAATTACAGCTGAAAATATGCTCTGCCTAAATTCCTATTACTAGTTATGCAGTAAGATCATTACTTTGAATTCATAAATGTATTTGTCATGTTGTGCATTAACGCAAAACTGTATTTGGCATTCTGAAGGTTTCCCATTGCTACATTTAGGACTCGCTCAAGTGAGATACCAAATCTTTCAGGTGCCAGAGAAGTTAAATAGGAGTTGGCTGTGTTGGGAGTACttaaattttacagtttttaagtGCTGAAGTACTGTCTTTTGGTTTACTTAGATATTTTTActctcacattttctttttccttcctgtttaaAGGATATCATTCCTTTTGGCAATAACCCTGTTTTCCGTTACCTGTTTGGCTGGATGGCTCCTCCAAAAATCTCTTTGTTAAAACTGACCCAAGGAGAAGCTATTCGAAAGCTGTATGAGCAACATCACGTTGTGCAAGATATGTTGGTCCCAATGAAGAGCCTTGAAAAATCTATCCAAACCTTCCATGTTGATCTTAATGTAAGAATGCAATAAATCTTAGATTGTGTAATATGTCTTAAGGCCGGTAGTCACCAGTCATAAAACTGTGGTTGGTCATTATCATGTTGTGGGAACTACTGCGTTTCACAAGCCTACAATGTAGGCTGCAGGAGGAATGAACAGAGCTTtctgaaaaaggaataaaaacatgaGATTCAAATTTTAATCAGCTAACAATTCTATAAGACTTATCGTTTACTAAAGTTTGAACTGATTTTTCATTCACCTAAAATCACTGGCTCTCTCACTGAACCCAAGCTGTGGGAATGAATTTCCCattcttgcttttgttcttcatATTATTCTAGTTAGCATAAGAAGTACAAACTTCCCAGTTTCAGTTTTGGACTgagctggaaaagaaatctcttctttttacTCAGAATATGTATTCACTTGTTTTTTTGGGATCAGGGATGTTGTcttcacttcagttttaaagGTACTTCATTCAGATTTTAAGATATTGGAGGTAGGGGGATGTAATTCCCAGAGGACACTGCACTTATTTTGAACATCCCAATTCATTTGCATTACAATCATTTGAAAGTGGATCTACGAACTATAGCAAGAGAATTGGAAAGGAAGACGTGTATAAGTTTGCATCCCAAACTGTGACAAAGTCC
This region of Rhea pennata isolate bPtePen1 chromosome 8, bPtePen1.pri, whole genome shotgun sequence genomic DNA includes:
- the DHCR24 gene encoding delta(24)-sterol reductase — protein: MSPVWSLGAGLLLLLLWVRHRGLEAVLVHHRWVFVCLFLLPLSILFDVYYQLRAWAVWRLHSAPRQHGQRVRHIQAQVREWKNEGSKRYMCTGRPGWLTVSLRVGKYKKIHKNIMINLMDVLEVDSERQVVRVEPLVTMGQLTAHLNPMGWTIPVVPELDDLTVGGLIMGTGIESSSHIYGLFQHTCVAYELVLADGSLVRCSPTENSDLFYAVPWSCGTLGFLVSAEIKMIPAKKYVKIHYEPVRGLQRICEKFTEESKKKENSFVEGLVYSLDEAVIMTGVLTDEAEQNKINRIGNYYKPWFFKHVEKYLKADRTGIEYIPSRHYYHRHTRSIFWELQDIIPFGNNPVFRYLFGWMAPPKISLLKLTQGEAIRKLYEQHHVVQDMLVPMKSLEKSIQTFHVDLNVYPLWLCPFILPNNPGMVHPKGDEAELYVDIGAYGEPKTKQFEARASMRQMEKFVRSVHGFQMLYADCYMTREEFWDMFDGSLYHKLREQMNCKDAFPEVYDKICKAARH